From the genome of Rhinoderma darwinii isolate aRhiDar2 unplaced genomic scaffold, aRhiDar2.hap1 Scaffold_1945, whole genome shotgun sequence:
GGACGTGTCAGTGACTATAAAGCTCGTATGCAGAGTCCCCTATTCACCGCCGCCGGGTACTCACGGGGAGTATGGGTGCGTCCTGGGTGCAATAGATCGCTGTGCGCCCCCCTGTAGGACATCTTGAGGAGACATCATGACGAAGAACTGCCCTGTGAGGAGAAGGCAGCGGTCAGCGGGCGGCAGGGAACACACATGGCAGCCACTACCAGCTCTTACCCGCACCAGTGGAAGCCGCTTGGCCCAGGAGAGCCTCATTGTTCTGCGTTGTTACCACAGTTGTTGCGGTGGCGCCAACTCCGACCGATGCGCTGGTGTCTGCCACTGTCGCAGTGGGAAAATAGGTGTAGTGAGTCTCTGTGGCAGCGGCTTCACTCTCCCCGGCATCCTCACTGGTGAACGCCCCCTGGATGACGGCCTGCAAGGTGCAGCAAGGTCATTACCTCCCAATCTCACCAGAGGAACATCACACACAGAACCAGGACCCACCTGAGTCATCGACTGCGCTGCCGGAAACCCACTGATGGCACCTGTGCCCTCCGTCTGTCCATCCAGCTGACCCTCTGCTACCTGGATGACCCTGTACATGACCTGTGGGCAAAACCAAGGAGGAAAACTTGCTGCAGTCCACACCAACAGCTCAGACTGTATATT
Proteins encoded in this window:
- the LOC142700794 gene encoding upstream stimulatory factor 1-like isoform X1; protein product: MYRVIQVAEGQLDGQTEGTGAISGFPAAQSMTQAVIQGAFTSEDAGESEAAATETHYTYFPTATVADTSASVGVGATATTVVTTQNNEALLGQAASTGAGQFFVMMSPQDVLQGGAQRSIAPRTHPYSPKSDGPRATRDEKRRAQHNEVERRRRDKINNWIVQLSKIIPDCSMESTKSGQSKGGILSKACDYIQELRQGNLRLAEELQNLEQLQVDNQRLRQQVEDLKNKNLILRAQLRHHGVEIVIKNDGR
- the LOC142700794 gene encoding upstream stimulatory factor 1-like isoform X2 encodes the protein MYRVIQVAEGQLDGQTEGTGAISGFPAAQSMTQAVIQGAFTSEDAGESEAAATETHYTYFPTATVADTSASVGVGATATTVVTTQNNEALLGQAASTGQFFVMMSPQDVLQGGAQRSIAPRTHPYSPKSDGPRATRDEKRRAQHNEVERRRRDKINNWIVQLSKIIPDCSMESTKSGQSKGGILSKACDYIQELRQGNLRLAEELQNLEQLQVDNQRLRQQVEDLKNKNLILRAQLRHHGVEIVIKNDGR